One Granulicella sp. 5B5 DNA window includes the following coding sequences:
- the rseP gene encoding RIP metalloprotease RseP: MNLFHHLSASLSHGLFVVVLFAIVLGIMVLVHEFGHFIVAKMCGVRIETFAIGFGTRLFGYVYNGTDYCIRALPLGGYVKMAGEMGGDSGTGAPDEFTSKTRFQRILIALAGPAANFALSVFLMTCAAHYHHEIDKYLNGPALVDYVPTQSAAAQAGLHTGDTITRFNNVVNPTWEQILDETALNLNSAVPISFTDNGHTVTSSIHLNGGADGGLTSDPLTDSGLIPQQQAEPITINSVASGTPAAAAGIKPDDQIARINDLAPHSLDTLHAYLKDQNGAPETLNLIRNGQPLTIHVTPALVSVDASGKQYQIGVTLKPPPVDVVQLPLGKSIKESLQDNASKSLLLVRILQGLFTRHVSVKQMSGPVGIAQQIDIAFQLGIWPLVEMTSFISINLAIFNLLPIPPLDGGMIFFLLIESIMRRDVNQELKERVYQIAFVCILCMFVFVMFNDITRLHLGH, translated from the coding sequence ATGAACCTCTTTCACCATCTCTCTGCCTCTCTCTCCCACGGGCTCTTTGTCGTGGTTCTCTTCGCCATCGTGCTCGGCATCATGGTGCTCGTCCATGAGTTCGGCCACTTCATCGTCGCCAAAATGTGCGGCGTCCGCATCGAGACCTTCGCCATCGGCTTCGGCACCCGCCTCTTCGGCTACGTCTACAACGGCACCGACTACTGCATCCGCGCCTTGCCCCTCGGCGGCTACGTCAAAATGGCAGGCGAGATGGGCGGCGACTCCGGCACCGGCGCGCCCGACGAGTTCACCTCCAAGACCCGCTTCCAGCGCATCCTCATCGCCCTCGCTGGCCCCGCCGCCAACTTCGCGCTGTCTGTCTTCCTCATGACCTGCGCGGCCCACTACCACCACGAGATCGACAAGTACCTCAACGGCCCCGCTCTCGTCGACTACGTGCCCACGCAGTCCGCTGCTGCTCAGGCTGGCCTCCACACCGGCGACACCATCACCCGCTTCAACAACGTCGTCAACCCCACCTGGGAGCAGATCCTCGACGAGACGGCCCTCAATCTCAACAGCGCCGTCCCCATCTCGTTCACGGACAACGGCCACACCGTCACCTCTAGCATTCACCTCAACGGCGGCGCCGACGGCGGCCTCACCTCCGACCCCCTCACGGACTCCGGCCTCATCCCGCAGCAGCAGGCCGAGCCCATCACCATCAACTCCGTTGCCAGCGGCACACCCGCCGCGGCCGCGGGCATCAAGCCCGACGACCAGATCGCCCGCATCAACGATCTCGCGCCGCACTCCCTCGACACGCTCCACGCCTATCTCAAGGACCAGAACGGCGCACCCGAGACCCTCAATCTCATCCGCAACGGCCAGCCGCTAACCATCCACGTCACTCCGGCGCTCGTCTCTGTAGACGCCTCCGGCAAGCAGTATCAGATCGGCGTCACCCTCAAGCCGCCACCGGTCGACGTCGTCCAGCTCCCCCTCGGCAAGTCCATCAAGGAGTCGCTGCAGGACAACGCCTCCAAGTCGCTTCTTCTCGTCCGCATCCTGCAGGGCCTCTTCACCCGCCACGTCTCCGTCAAGCAGATGTCCGGCCCCGTCGGCATCGCGCAGCAGATCGACATCGCCTTCCAGCTCGGCATCTGGCCGCTCGTTGAGATGACCAGCTTCATCTCCATCAACCTGGCCATCTTCAATCTCCTGCCCATCCCACCGCTCGACGGCGGCATGATCTTCTTCCTCCTCATCGAGAGCATCATGCGTCGCGACGTCAACCAGGAGCTCAAGGAGCGCGTCTACCAGATCGCCTTCGTCTGCATCCTCTGCATGTTCGTCTTCGTCATGTTCAACGACATCACCAGGCTCCACCTCGGCCACTAG
- a CDS encoding M13 family metallopeptidase, with the protein MKWKCVPMLIVMAVVPVLQAQSVSPARTPAKYGKWGFDPSGEDGAIRPGDNFFQYANGTYLQHLVIPADHTGYGLTSETAALTEGRIRGLIEEQVAHPGPTADDRRVAALYAAFMDEKTIERVGTKPLEADLARVRAIQSKAEMAAYMGASRNGFGASVFDIHTEPDFQDPTHYALIVGETEQLGLPGREYYLDARFAEKKATYQSYVARMLTLAKWPDADAEAKDVVSFETELAQALLTAEQDRDRSDFYHPADLAALRTMMAGFDVQRFLAAAGVSDQTHFVVTASIALPKIAAVFAGTPLETMKAWEAFEVTQNASAELPSAFVQSEFELHERDLSGQQELTPRWKRALQVENDALGEAVGRLYVERYFPLSSKVAMEELVANLKSAFRARLADAVWLSPATKQEAIAKLDAMGVKVGYPSRWRTYEFAVTRGDLYGDVKRGRAWDWHEQIEQLHHPTDRAAWGLLPQDDFAMNEGSLNAIVFPAAFLQPPFFDPAADPAVNYGAIGVVIGHEMTHGFDDQGRKVDHTGRLRDWWTAEDAAQFNVQADKLAAQYSAFEPLPGVHVNGRLTLGEDIADMGGVAIALDAYHRSLSGQPAAVLDGTTGDQRFFLSCAQVWRTKRREDALRQQLADDPHPPAEPRVNGEVRNNDAWYSAFDVKPGDKLYVAPKDRVRLW; encoded by the coding sequence ATGAAGTGGAAGTGTGTACCGATGCTGATCGTGATGGCTGTTGTGCCGGTTTTGCAGGCGCAGAGCGTCAGTCCAGCCAGGACGCCAGCGAAGTATGGCAAGTGGGGATTCGATCCGAGTGGGGAAGATGGAGCGATCAGGCCCGGGGACAACTTCTTCCAGTATGCGAATGGCACGTACCTGCAACATCTTGTGATTCCGGCGGACCACACCGGGTATGGACTGACATCCGAGACGGCGGCGTTGACGGAGGGGCGAATTCGCGGGCTGATTGAGGAGCAGGTCGCTCATCCTGGGCCGACGGCGGATGACCGGAGAGTCGCGGCGCTGTATGCGGCGTTTATGGATGAGAAGACGATCGAGCGGGTCGGCACGAAGCCTCTGGAGGCGGACCTTGCACGAGTGCGGGCGATCCAGTCGAAGGCAGAGATGGCCGCGTACATGGGGGCGTCGCGCAATGGGTTTGGGGCTTCGGTGTTCGATATCCATACAGAGCCTGACTTTCAAGACCCGACGCACTATGCGCTGATTGTGGGCGAGACGGAACAACTGGGACTGCCGGGGCGTGAGTACTATCTTGACGCACGGTTTGCAGAGAAGAAGGCGACGTACCAGAGCTACGTGGCGCGGATGCTGACGTTGGCGAAGTGGCCGGATGCAGACGCTGAGGCGAAAGATGTCGTGAGCTTTGAGACGGAGCTGGCGCAGGCGCTGCTGACTGCGGAACAAGACCGCGACCGGAGCGACTTCTATCACCCTGCCGACCTGGCTGCGCTGCGGACGATGATGGCCGGGTTCGATGTGCAACGCTTTCTGGCTGCGGCGGGCGTGAGTGACCAGACGCATTTCGTGGTGACGGCGAGCATCGCGCTGCCGAAGATCGCTGCCGTGTTTGCAGGCACCCCGCTGGAGACGATGAAGGCGTGGGAGGCGTTTGAGGTGACACAGAACGCGTCGGCCGAGCTGCCGAGTGCGTTTGTCCAGAGCGAGTTCGAGCTGCATGAGCGCGATCTTTCGGGGCAACAGGAGCTGACGCCGCGTTGGAAGCGAGCGCTGCAGGTGGAGAATGACGCGCTGGGTGAGGCTGTAGGCAGGCTCTATGTGGAGCGGTATTTCCCGCTTTCGTCGAAGGTGGCGATGGAGGAGCTGGTGGCGAACCTGAAGAGCGCGTTCCGTGCGCGGCTGGCGGATGCGGTGTGGCTGTCTCCGGCGACGAAGCAGGAGGCCATCGCCAAGCTGGATGCCATGGGCGTCAAGGTCGGTTATCCGTCGCGCTGGCGGACGTATGAGTTTGCAGTGACACGCGGTGACCTGTACGGAGATGTGAAGCGTGGCCGGGCGTGGGACTGGCATGAGCAGATCGAACAGTTGCACCATCCGACGGACCGCGCGGCGTGGGGCCTGTTGCCGCAGGACGACTTTGCGATGAATGAAGGGTCTCTGAATGCGATTGTGTTTCCGGCGGCGTTTCTACAACCGCCGTTCTTCGATCCCGCGGCTGATCCTGCGGTGAACTATGGCGCTATCGGGGTGGTGATTGGGCATGAGATGACGCATGGGTTCGATGACCAGGGGCGCAAGGTGGACCACACGGGCCGACTGCGCGACTGGTGGACGGCAGAGGACGCGGCACAGTTCAATGTGCAGGCCGACAAGCTGGCGGCGCAGTACTCTGCGTTTGAACCGCTGCCGGGTGTGCATGTGAACGGCAGGCTGACGCTGGGTGAGGACATTGCGGACATGGGCGGGGTGGCGATTGCGCTCGATGCGTATCACCGTTCGCTGAGCGGACAGCCCGCGGCCGTGCTCGACGGCACGACGGGAGATCAGCGGTTCTTTTTGAGCTGCGCGCAGGTCTGGCGTACGAAGCGGCGCGAAGATGCGCTGCGGCAGCAACTGGCGGATGATCCGCATCCACCGGCAGAGCCGCGGGTGAATGGCGAAGTCCGCAACAACGATGCGTGGTACAGCGCGTTCGATGTGAAGCCGGGCGACAAGCTATATGTTGCGCCGAAGGACCGCGTGCGGCTCTGGTAG